A single Marinitoga aeolica DNA region contains:
- a CDS encoding ABC transporter permease subunit, producing MNLIKKEFKFNFKNLFIWIIVITLFNLMFISLSDIISEENSAFMNLLKRMPKTFLDAFNMDPETLLRPEGMLGTEGMTFMFIFFGLYASMLASKLFAGEYDNKTIEYLLIKPYSRNKIFLHKFSVILINAIILFLVFLGTEFWFFNQFVNREFSNNILFALAIYLFVIAIFFAAIATLISTLIQTRKLTNSISLGLLFFMYFGYTVTEGVKNTELLRKLSVFYYIPIRETLKSENIYLLNSFIIILISLMIFYASQKLFEKQDISV from the coding sequence ATGAATTTAATAAAAAAAGAATTTAAGTTTAATTTTAAAAATCTTTTTATCTGGATTATTGTAATTACTTTATTTAATTTAATGTTTATAAGTTTATCTGATATAATAAGCGAAGAAAATTCAGCCTTTATGAATTTATTAAAAAGAATGCCAAAAACTTTTCTTGATGCTTTTAATATGGATCCAGAGACATTATTAAGACCTGAAGGAATGTTGGGTACAGAAGGTATGACATTTATGTTCATATTTTTTGGATTATATGCATCTATGTTAGCTAGTAAATTATTTGCAGGTGAATATGATAATAAGACAATTGAATATCTATTAATAAAACCATATTCCAGAAATAAAATATTTTTACATAAATTTTCTGTTATTTTAATCAATGCAATAATTTTATTTTTAGTTTTTTTAGGAACTGAATTCTGGTTTTTTAATCAATTTGTGAATAGAGAATTTAGTAACAACATTTTATTTGCTTTAGCTATCTATCTTTTTGTAATTGCAATCTTTTTTGCTGCAATTGCAACCTTAATTTCAACATTAATTCAAACGAGAAAATTGACCAATTCTATATCATTAGGATTATTATTTTTTATGTATTTCGGATATACTGTTACTGAAGGAGTTAAAAATACCGAACTTTTAAGAAAACTTAGTGTTTTTTATTATATCCCAATTAGAGAAACTTTAAAAAGTGAGAATATTTATTTATTAAACTCGTTCATTATCATTTTAATTTCTTTAATGATATTCTATGCTTCTCAAAAACTATTTGAGAAACAAGATATAAGCGTATAG
- a CDS encoding ABC transporter ATP-binding protein, which translates to MIKINNLKKYYGKHRGIENVSFEIKEGEILGLIGPNGAGKTTTIRILTGFLKPDNGEALIDGKKMPYDVDLVKENIGYIPGEVNFYGDMKISEFLEFNRSFYKNIDREYEKEIIELLGIEVNKKFKALSLGNKKKVAILQALVHKPKYLILDEPTNGLDPLVQQKFYDLIKRHKEMGAVILFSSHILSEVEKLCDAFAMIKDGSVVKSGTIEGLKDISKKIINVYGLSFIEDLKKYKNSKNKNTTYTFEIKSAELKIFLKDLVKTEFSDIEIKNPALEDIFLELYK; encoded by the coding sequence ATGATAAAGATTAATAATTTAAAAAAGTATTATGGAAAACATAGGGGGATTGAAAATGTTTCATTTGAAATCAAAGAAGGAGAAATATTAGGATTAATTGGACCAAATGGTGCTGGAAAAACAACAACTATCAGAATATTAACAGGCTTTTTAAAACCTGATAACGGAGAAGCTTTAATAGATGGTAAAAAAATGCCATATGATGTGGATTTAGTTAAAGAAAATATTGGTTATATTCCTGGGGAAGTAAATTTCTATGGAGATATGAAAATATCTGAATTTTTAGAGTTTAACAGGTCATTTTATAAAAATATTGATAGAGAATATGAAAAAGAAATTATTGAGTTGTTGGGGATAGAAGTAAATAAAAAATTTAAAGCTTTGTCTCTTGGAAACAAGAAAAAAGTTGCTATTTTACAAGCATTGGTTCATAAGCCGAAATATTTAATTTTAGATGAACCAACTAATGGACTAGATCCATTAGTTCAGCAAAAATTCTATGATTTAATTAAAAGACATAAAGAAATGGGAGCAGTGATATTATTTTCATCTCATATACTATCAGAAGTAGAAAAGTTATGTGATGCTTTTGCAATGATTAAAGATGGCTCTGTTGTAAAATCAGGAACTATAGAAGGGTTAAAAGATATATCTAAGAAAATAATAAATGTGTATGGATTGAGCTTTATTGAAGACTTGAAAAAATACAAAAATTCGAAAAATAAAAATACAACATATACATTTGAGATTAAAAGTGCGGAGTTAAAAATTTTTCTGAAAGATTTAGTAAAAACAGAATTTTCTGATATAGAAATCAAAAACCCTGCTTTAGAAGATATTTTCTTAGAGCTATATAAATAG
- a CDS encoding TetR/AcrR family transcriptional regulator, with amino-acid sequence MPKQTFFNLPEKKRERIINAALEEFSENLFSKASINKIVEKAKIPKGSFYQYFKNKKDLYKYILDQIFQLKIKYISDSLKNRNSSDFFESFEAMIEAGFKLTLDYPLYAKIGQNFMLEDRKFVSEITEEYSSQGENFVFSLLKKAQDNGEIYEHIDLKMVSFLISKISIFILDYIKQNNESMDYENIKKILNDFMFIIKNGIRRGKNDKD; translated from the coding sequence TTGCCAAAACAAACTTTTTTCAATTTACCGGAAAAAAAGCGAGAAAGAATAATTAATGCTGCATTGGAAGAGTTTAGTGAAAACCTTTTTTCAAAAGCCAGTATAAATAAAATAGTGGAAAAAGCAAAAATCCCTAAAGGAAGTTTTTACCAGTATTTTAAAAATAAAAAAGATTTATATAAATATATCTTAGATCAAATATTTCAATTAAAAATAAAATATATCTCAGATTCTTTGAAAAATAGAAATTCAAGTGATTTTTTTGAATCGTTTGAAGCAATGATCGAAGCTGGTTTTAAATTAACTTTAGATTATCCATTATATGCAAAAATTGGGCAAAATTTTATGTTAGAAGATAGAAAGTTTGTTTCTGAAATTACAGAAGAATACTCTTCACAAGGAGAAAATTTCGTTTTTTCATTATTAAAAAAAGCACAAGATAATGGTGAAATATATGAACATATTGATTTAAAAATGGTCTCTTTTTTAATTTCTAAAATATCTATTTTCATTTTAGATTATATAAAGCAAAATAATGAAAGTATGGATTATGAAAATATAAAAAAAATTCTTAATGATTTTATGTTCATCATTAAAAATGGAATAAGGAGGGGTAAAAATGATAAAGATTAA
- a CDS encoding alpha-amylase family glycosyl hydrolase → MKKILFFLFFFVFTIYFADNIQWEDQVIYFLMIDRFSNGDYSNDVMTDNGIESGPVNSKYNGGDLKGIISKLDYIKDLGVTAIWITPPVANQWWDGYVNYGGYHGYWARDFKKIDEHFGDIELYKKLVEEAHKRGIYVIQDIVANHMGNFFIYKDGKYFLNEKSIPTNKPTQYPFNMNDYNDPEQRKLNIYHYPSDIKDPNKQNMEFANLDDLNTENPIVINALKESYNFWIKEVGIDGFRIDTAIYVPHEFWKKFLNDKDGIYSTAKKYGKENFIVFGEAWITPKPFDNIGEKTLKEYFDDGYNSMLDFPLLTDIKRVFKEGKPTSYIAFRLKERQKFYDSKRLVTFVDNHDMDRFLKGATKNDLKQALTLIFTIPGIPTIYYGTEQGFVETRATMFKGGFGSNGVDHFNENNDLYKFIQELIKLRKENKAFRYGSIEVVFDDELGPGVLAYTVSYKNEKYLIMINTNAKRKYATGIDLKIEKGKVLKNIFALNMLGKDITYDGVLNVLMNGKAVAIYKFTDNMKPLKSKKVFVNISNLKDEEKFKTDFLIKGVASNAKSIKLIIDGEEKPYASIKLNMKETENWEIPVKIASFTPGKHKVFVKAYGKTPIFNNYSKTYEIIIDIPSKELAYVEDVLGDDKGPFGTYRYPLDTTFKNQEDIKAVRVQQIGTQLKIDLIMKEITDSWSPANGFDHVTFQIFFDNPNKEGITVLPNQNAKMPEGLDWDYELYLTGWVVSAHSSEGADENTMGKPITPVPTIKVNKQLATVSFTIPLSVFETDNLTGWSIYVTTYDYDGIESVLRPLSPEGGQWAFGGGKPTDPKIMDDILISIK, encoded by the coding sequence ATGAAAAAAATACTATTTTTTCTTTTTTTCTTTGTTTTTACTATATATTTTGCCGATAATATCCAATGGGAAGATCAGGTAATTTATTTTTTAATGATTGATAGATTTTCAAATGGAGATTATAGTAATGATGTTATGACAGATAATGGGATTGAATCTGGCCCAGTAAACTCAAAATACAATGGTGGTGATTTAAAGGGAATTATTTCTAAGTTAGATTATATAAAAGATTTAGGAGTAACTGCTATATGGATAACTCCGCCAGTAGCAAATCAATGGTGGGACGGTTACGTGAATTATGGAGGATATCATGGATATTGGGCAAGAGATTTTAAAAAAATAGATGAACATTTTGGAGATATTGAATTATATAAAAAATTAGTTGAAGAAGCACATAAAAGAGGAATTTATGTAATTCAAGATATAGTAGCGAATCATATGGGAAATTTCTTTATATATAAGGATGGGAAATATTTTTTAAATGAAAAAAGTATTCCAACCAATAAACCTACGCAATATCCATTTAATATGAATGATTACAATGATCCTGAACAAAGGAAGCTTAATATATATCATTACCCATCTGATATAAAAGATCCGAATAAACAAAATATGGAATTTGCTAATTTAGACGATTTAAATACAGAAAATCCTATAGTTATAAATGCATTAAAAGAATCGTATAATTTCTGGATTAAAGAAGTTGGAATAGATGGATTTAGAATAGATACAGCAATCTATGTCCCTCATGAATTCTGGAAAAAATTTTTAAATGATAAAGATGGAATTTATTCAACTGCTAAAAAATATGGAAAAGAGAATTTTATAGTTTTTGGTGAAGCATGGATTACACCAAAACCTTTTGATAATATTGGTGAAAAAACTTTAAAAGAATATTTCGATGATGGCTATAATTCTATGCTTGATTTTCCTCTTTTGACAGATATAAAGCGTGTTTTTAAAGAAGGGAAACCAACATCTTATATAGCATTTAGATTAAAAGAAAGACAAAAATTTTATGATTCTAAAAGATTAGTGACTTTTGTTGATAATCATGATATGGATAGATTTTTAAAAGGTGCAACAAAGAATGATTTAAAACAAGCTTTAACTTTAATTTTTACTATTCCAGGGATTCCAACCATTTATTATGGTACAGAACAAGGTTTTGTAGAAACAAGAGCAACAATGTTTAAAGGAGGATTTGGATCAAATGGAGTAGATCATTTTAATGAAAACAATGATTTATATAAATTTATTCAGGAATTAATAAAATTAAGAAAAGAAAATAAAGCTTTTAGGTATGGTAGTATAGAAGTTGTTTTTGATGATGAATTGGGACCAGGAGTATTAGCCTATACAGTAAGTTATAAGAATGAAAAATACCTTATTATGATAAATACAAATGCAAAAAGAAAATATGCAACAGGGATAGATCTTAAAATAGAAAAAGGTAAAGTACTTAAAAATATTTTTGCTTTAAATATGCTAGGAAAAGATATTACTTATGACGGTGTTTTAAATGTTCTTATGAACGGAAAGGCTGTAGCTATTTATAAATTTACGGATAATATGAAACCTCTCAAGTCAAAAAAGGTCTTTGTAAATATATCAAATTTAAAAGATGAAGAAAAATTTAAAACAGATTTTTTAATAAAAGGTGTAGCTTCTAATGCAAAAAGTATAAAATTAATAATAGATGGTGAAGAAAAACCGTATGCTTCTATTAAATTAAATATGAAAGAAACTGAAAATTGGGAGATTCCAGTAAAAATAGCATCATTTACTCCTGGGAAGCATAAAGTTTTTGTAAAAGCATATGGAAAAACTCCAATTTTTAATAATTACTCAAAAACATATGAGATTATTATTGATATTCCATCTAAAGAACTTGCTTATGTTGAAGATGTTTTAGGTGATGATAAAGGGCCATTTGGTACATATAGGTATCCTTTGGATACAACATTTAAAAATCAAGAAGATATAAAAGCAGTAAGGGTGCAACAGATTGGAACTCAATTAAAAATAGATTTAATAATGAAAGAGATAACTGATAGCTGGTCACCTGCAAATGGTTTTGACCATGTAACTTTTCAGATATTTTTTGATAATCCAAACAAGGAAGGGATTACAGTATTACCTAATCAAAATGCAAAAATGCCAGAAGGTTTGGATTGGGATTATGAATTATATTTAACAGGATGGGTAGTTTCTGCACACAGTAGTGAAGGTGCTGACGAAAATACAATGGGAAAACCTATAACTCCAGTTCCAACTATAAAAGTTAATAAACAATTAGCAACAGTGAGTTTTACTATTCCGTTGTCTGTTTTTGAAACGGATAATTTAACAGGATGGAGTATTTATGTGACTACCTATGATTATGATGGAATTGAATCGGTATTGAGACCATTAAGTCCTGAAGGAGGGCAATGGGCTTTTGGTGGAGGTAAACCAACTGATCCTAAAATCATGGATGACATATTAATTTCTATAAAATAG
- a CDS encoding metallophosphoesterase, whose product MWLLISDTHDNMHKMKEIEKIIERENITAIFHCGDFVAPFVLPYILKEGIDFYGVFGNNDGEKLLLSERSSKKILPGPRELKINGYRILMMHEPYSLNAAEKSGLYDFVFFGHTHEIVSRKNENGTIIVNPGEGSGWLTGRATVALIDPVDKEVNIMKI is encoded by the coding sequence ATGTGGTTATTAATTTCTGATACGCATGATAATATGCATAAAATGAAGGAAATTGAAAAAATTATTGAAAGAGAAAATATTACAGCGATATTTCATTGTGGGGATTTTGTGGCGCCATTTGTATTACCATATATTCTAAAAGAGGGAATAGATTTTTATGGTGTGTTTGGCAATAATGATGGTGAAAAATTATTGTTAAGTGAAAGATCAAGTAAAAAGATATTGCCGGGCCCCAGAGAATTAAAAATTAATGGATATAGAATTTTAATGATGCATGAACCTTATAGTTTAAATGCTGCTGAAAAAAGTGGATTATATGACTTTGTCTTTTTTGGTCATACTCATGAAATAGTAAGCAGAAAGAATGAAAATGGAACTATTATTGTAAATCCTGGCGAAGGTTCTGGTTGGCTTACTGGAAGGGCTACTGTAGCTTTAATAGATCCGGTAGATAAAGAAGTAAATATAATGAAAATATAA
- a CDS encoding MFS transporter, which produces MENIKRNFYAFIWHAVFLAIASSFIELNTVIPSLILKAGGGEIILGIVTAITVGVPLLAQLLFASFLVSKKRKKTYLLAGIYLRIFSLLAIGLILISPMPNTILLTSIIIIISIFSFSGVFAGVSYTDLLGKSIPKDIQRKFMSTRQISRSSFALLSAFLAKYILNTLKYPKNYSTMFLIASFSLFIASLGFWAIKEKEIETTKSFPSFSEIIKSIPKILTHDRNLLNYVIFSNLTGFGLIIIPFYILLAKKSFPNASNMVGNFLLLQMVGIVLASFFWGKILHSKGYKRVLFYCTILGSLLPFVALYLSHTNPIIYALIFLITGFTLSARQMCFEGVLIEISNHENRALYVGISGALNIVTAILPLIIGAVIKNIGFTIVLSFVSIMLISSIIFLSKIKLEH; this is translated from the coding sequence ATGGAAAATATAAAAAGAAATTTTTACGCTTTCATATGGCACGCTGTATTTTTAGCCATCGCAAGTTCTTTTATAGAGTTAAATACTGTAATCCCTTCTTTAATCTTAAAAGCTGGAGGAGGAGAAATTATTCTCGGAATTGTCACTGCAATTACAGTCGGAGTTCCATTGTTAGCACAATTATTGTTTGCCAGTTTCCTTGTATCTAAAAAAAGAAAAAAAACATATCTATTAGCTGGAATATACTTAAGAATTTTTTCATTGTTGGCAATTGGTCTTATTTTAATTTCACCTATGCCAAATACAATATTATTAACCTCAATTATAATAATAATATCTATATTTTCATTTAGCGGAGTTTTTGCAGGAGTAAGTTATACCGATCTATTAGGCAAATCTATTCCTAAAGATATCCAAAGAAAATTTATGAGCACAAGACAGATTTCAAGGAGTTCTTTCGCTTTATTAAGTGCATTCTTAGCCAAATATATATTAAATACTTTAAAATACCCAAAAAACTATTCAACTATGTTCTTAATTGCATCTTTTTCCTTATTCATAGCTTCACTTGGGTTTTGGGCTATTAAAGAAAAAGAGATAGAAACAACAAAGAGTTTTCCTTCTTTTTCAGAAATAATCAAAAGCATACCAAAAATATTAACTCATGACAGAAACCTTTTAAACTATGTAATTTTCAGTAATTTAACGGGGTTTGGGCTTATTATCATTCCGTTTTACATTTTATTAGCAAAAAAATCATTCCCTAATGCTTCTAATATGGTAGGAAATTTCTTACTATTACAAATGGTTGGTATAGTATTAGCAAGTTTTTTCTGGGGAAAAATACTTCATAGTAAAGGTTATAAAAGAGTTTTGTTTTATTGCACTATTCTTGGAAGTTTACTACCTTTTGTAGCATTGTATCTTAGTCATACTAATCCTATTATTTATGCTTTGATATTTCTTATTACAGGTTTTACTCTTAGTGCTAGACAAATGTGTTTTGAAGGTGTATTAATTGAAATTAGCAATCATGAAAATAGAGCTTTATATGTAGGAATTTCTGGAGCTCTCAATATAGTTACAGCTATTTTACCTCTAATAATTGGTGCTGTTATTAAAAATATTGGTTTTACAATAGTTTTGTCTTTCGTAAGTATTATGCTAATTAGTAGTATCATATTTTTAAGCAAAATAAAATTAGAACATTAG
- a CDS encoding FAD-dependent oxidoreductase, with product MKYDIIVIGGSAAGLIAAMTSRKIYKDKKILVVKKLEKELVPCGIPYIFHTLGAVEKDYMGIEEKFKANNIDLLIDEVVDGNVQEKKIVTKSGKEFEYEKLVIATGSTPFVIPIPGHDLENVMTIPKNYKYLGNVQEKLKDAENIVIIGGGFIGVEVADEIKKSGKNVTLIEARDYLLPASFDADFGEIAKEEIESDNVKVLVSTKVKEIAGNGKVEKVILENGEELPADIVIMATGYKPNTELAKKMGIKVTEWGYIETDDYMRTSAQDVFAAGDCVQHKDYFTGKPSRLMLASAAVFDARIAASNLYKLKLLRTNKGSLNAYSTMIGGKAFAAAGITEAVAKAEGFDIVVGKAEVVDRHPGKFADASKITMKLIFSKECGLLLGAQIVGGKSVGEIINIISLAIQKEVNIKDLLTMQIGTHPLLTAAPTVYPLAVAAEQALAQM from the coding sequence ATGAAATATGATATTATTGTTATCGGAGGAAGTGCCGCAGGATTAATTGCAGCAATGACTTCAAGGAAAATCTATAAAGATAAAAAAATATTAGTTGTAAAAAAATTAGAAAAAGAATTAGTTCCTTGTGGAATTCCATATATATTTCACACATTAGGTGCTGTTGAAAAAGACTATATGGGAATAGAGGAGAAATTTAAAGCAAATAATATTGACTTATTAATCGATGAAGTAGTTGATGGGAATGTTCAAGAAAAGAAAATAGTAACAAAAAGTGGAAAAGAATTTGAATATGAAAAATTAGTTATAGCAACAGGCTCAACACCATTTGTTATACCAATTCCTGGTCACGATTTAGAAAATGTTATGACTATTCCTAAAAATTATAAATATTTAGGAAATGTTCAAGAAAAACTTAAAGATGCGGAAAATATAGTTATTATTGGCGGTGGGTTTATAGGAGTTGAAGTCGCCGATGAAATAAAAAAATCTGGAAAAAATGTAACATTGATAGAAGCAAGAGACTACTTATTACCCGCTTCATTTGATGCAGATTTTGGGGAAATAGCAAAAGAAGAAATTGAAAGTGATAATGTAAAGGTATTAGTAAGTACAAAAGTTAAAGAAATTGCAGGAAATGGAAAAGTTGAAAAGGTTATTTTAGAAAATGGTGAAGAATTGCCAGCTGATATAGTAATTATGGCAACTGGTTATAAGCCAAATACAGAATTAGCTAAAAAAATGGGAATAAAAGTTACAGAATGGGGATACATAGAAACAGATGATTATATGAGAACATCAGCACAAGATGTATTTGCTGCCGGCGATTGTGTACAACATAAAGATTATTTTACAGGAAAACCTTCTAGATTAATGCTCGCATCTGCAGCTGTTTTTGATGCAAGAATCGCAGCTTCTAATTTATACAAACTAAAATTACTCAGAACAAATAAAGGCTCATTAAATGCTTATTCAACAATGATTGGAGGAAAAGCATTTGCTGCTGCTGGTATAACCGAAGCAGTCGCTAAAGCAGAAGGATTCGATATTGTAGTTGGTAAAGCAGAAGTAGTTGATAGGCACCCAGGAAAATTTGCTGATGCTTCAAAAATTACCATGAAATTAATTTTCTCGAAAGAATGCGGTTTATTATTAGGTGCTCAAATTGTTGGAGGAAAGAGTGTTGGAGAAATAATAAATATTATCAGTCTTGCTATTCAAAAAGAAGTTAATATAAAAGATTTACTTACAATGCAAATTGGAACACATCCATTATTAACTGCCGCACCAACTGTATATCCTCTTGCAGTAGCTGCAGAGCAAGCTTTAGCACAAATGTAA
- a CDS encoding NAD(P)/FAD-dependent oxidoreductase, producing MKFGKFETKNHIFMAPVKTALATPKTGFITEEQIKYYERKAKGGVGTIILEPISVLPSGKEHPKQTMLNTDEHIEGLKKLADALHQYDTKLVVHLNHAGRAANPKASGEILAPSPIKCPSTGQTPKELTNYQIEQLIYAFKENALRAQKAGVDGVEIQFGHGYIVHQFYSKKLNQRIDEYGKDKFKFARELLTAVTENLEIPLFIRVSGSEFVENGITNEDLSKIFALAEEFGVSAIHVGWGNACDSAPWYYNHMSLPLEVMDNKLKEIRELTTLPIIAAGRMHKDERYKYLVEGKIVDGVVFGRQLIIDPDFPNKILSNSDDYLRCGSCLQGCLGNVKAGKPIGCIANPEVHKEFVVEKSEKKKVAIIGGGPAGLFAGLYLKKKGYDVTIFEKNNYLGGQWVLAYKSPGKLSMKDTLDDLIRKAEKELEIRMNTEVTKDTFENEKFDSIIVATGAYPFVPPIKGLESYITGFGFFDGEEVKGERVLIIGGGLIGLEVAEALVKENKKVTVIEALDEVGRGMEIVASKLFQKNYAPKISIYTNTLVKEVKGKEVFVKAKDGEESSLGEFDDIVITAGTKSENKLYEELSKEFDNVYLVGDAMKVGQIIDATQEALELAEKI from the coding sequence TTGAAATTTGGAAAATTTGAAACGAAAAATCATATTTTTATGGCACCTGTGAAAACGGCTTTAGCTACACCAAAAACAGGATTTATCACTGAAGAACAAATTAAGTATTATGAAAGAAAAGCGAAAGGTGGAGTCGGCACAATTATTTTAGAGCCCATTTCTGTTTTACCTTCTGGAAAAGAGCATCCAAAACAAACTATGTTAAACACTGATGAACATATTGAAGGGCTAAAAAAATTAGCAGATGCATTACATCAATACGATACAAAGTTAGTAGTACATCTAAATCACGCTGGAAGAGCAGCTAATCCTAAAGCATCAGGTGAAATATTAGCCCCATCACCAATTAAATGTCCATCAACAGGTCAAACTCCAAAAGAATTAACCAATTATCAAATTGAACAACTAATTTATGCATTTAAAGAAAATGCATTGAGAGCACAAAAAGCTGGAGTAGATGGAGTTGAAATTCAATTTGGCCATGGATATATCGTTCATCAATTTTATTCTAAAAAATTAAATCAAAGAATAGATGAATATGGAAAAGATAAATTCAAATTTGCCAGAGAGCTTTTAACTGCTGTGACAGAAAATCTTGAAATTCCATTATTTATTAGAGTTTCAGGTAGTGAATTTGTAGAAAATGGTATTACTAATGAAGATTTATCAAAAATATTTGCATTAGCTGAAGAATTTGGAGTTTCAGCAATTCATGTTGGATGGGGCAATGCATGTGATTCTGCTCCTTGGTATTATAATCATATGTCATTACCATTAGAAGTTATGGATAACAAATTAAAAGAAATAAGGGAATTAACAACATTGCCGATTATAGCAGCCGGTAGAATGCATAAAGATGAAAGATATAAATATTTAGTTGAAGGAAAAATTGTGGATGGTGTAGTTTTTGGAAGACAATTAATTATAGATCCTGATTTTCCAAATAAAATACTATCCAATTCAGATGATTATCTAAGATGTGGAAGTTGTTTGCAAGGATGTCTTGGTAATGTAAAAGCTGGAAAACCAATAGGTTGTATTGCAAATCCGGAGGTTCATAAAGAATTTGTTGTAGAAAAATCAGAAAAGAAAAAAGTTGCCATTATTGGTGGCGGACCTGCAGGGTTATTTGCAGGATTATATTTAAAGAAAAAAGGTTATGATGTAACTATATTTGAAAAGAACAATTATTTAGGTGGTCAATGGGTATTAGCTTATAAATCACCAGGTAAATTATCTATGAAGGATACATTAGATGATTTAATAAGAAAGGCAGAAAAGGAATTAGAAATAAGAATGAATACAGAAGTAACAAAAGATACATTTGAAAATGAAAAATTTGATTCAATAATAGTTGCTACTGGAGCATATCCATTTGTTCCTCCTATAAAAGGATTGGAAAGTTATATTACAGGTTTTGGTTTCTTTGACGGTGAAGAAGTCAAAGGGGAGAGGGTATTAATTATTGGCGGTGGCTTAATAGGATTGGAAGTTGCTGAAGCATTGGTAAAAGAAAATAAAAAAGTTACAGTAATTGAAGCATTAGACGAGGTAGGAAGAGGAATGGAAATAGTGGCAAGTAAATTGTTCCAAAAAAATTATGCCCCCAAAATTAGTATTTATACAAACACATTAGTAAAAGAAGTAAAAGGAAAAGAAGTATTTGTTAAAGCAAAAGATGGAGAAGAAAGTTCTTTAGGAGAATTCGATGATATTGTTATAACAGCAGGTACAAAATCAGAAAATAAATTATATGAAGAATTATCTAAAGAATTTGACAATGTTTATTTAGTTGGAGATGCTATGAAAGTAGGTCAAATTATAGATGCTACTCAAGAAGCATTAGAACTGGCAGAAAAAATATAA
- a CDS encoding 4Fe-4S binding protein, with amino-acid sequence MPWVKESECVKCKICVNVCPVEGAITLKNDGYPYINNDICTRCGLCMEKCPKDAIRPNSENPAMRGMGRGRGLGHGMGRGMGKGLGRNRGY; translated from the coding sequence ATGCCATGGGTAAAAGAAAGTGAATGTGTAAAATGTAAGATATGTGTAAATGTATGTCCTGTTGAAGGAGCAATAACACTTAAAAATGATGGTTATCCATATATAAATAATGATATATGTACAAGATGTGGGTTATGTATGGAAAAATGTCCGAAAGATGCAATAAGACCTAATTCGGAAAATCCAGCAATGCGTGGTATGGGTAGAGGAAGAGGACTTGGACATGGTATGGGCAGAGGAATGGGTAAAGGTTTAGGAAGAAATAGGGGATATTAA
- a CDS encoding NifB/NifX family molybdenum-iron cluster-binding protein produces the protein MKIAFGTKDGIHINDEHFGHSNIYVVYEYDGENFTKVEEIKNPYAETHMHAKVEEILEFLGHCKVWVGNSMGKGSMIKLDKLGYKPLIVESKTIDDALEEVRFMLAGEVE, from the coding sequence ATGAAAATAGCATTTGGTACAAAAGATGGAATACATATAAATGATGAACATTTTGGACATTCAAATATATATGTTGTATACGAATATGATGGTGAAAATTTCACTAAAGTTGAAGAAATAAAAAATCCTTATGCTGAAACACATATGCATGCAAAGGTTGAGGAAATTTTAGAATTTTTAGGACATTGTAAAGTGTGGGTAGGTAATTCCATGGGAAAAGGTTCAATGATTAAATTAGATAAATTAGGCTATAAGCCTTTAATAGTTGAAAGTAAAACCATTGATGATGCTTTAGAAGAAGTAAGATTTATGTTAGCAGGGGAAGTAGAATAA
- a CDS encoding NifB/NifX family molybdenum-iron cluster-binding protein codes for MKLAIPSQGKTLDSLSNDRFARAELFVIYDLEKNEIVEVVENTANDAHGMGPKVSQMLAEKGVNVLVLESVGKNAFEVLNAAGIEVYLTKKDTLSNIIENYKNGKLEKVENATH; via the coding sequence ATGAAATTAGCAATACCATCACAAGGAAAAACATTAGATTCATTAAGTAATGACAGATTTGCAAGAGCAGAACTTTTTGTTATTTATGATTTAGAAAAAAATGAAATTGTAGAAGTAGTAGAAAATACTGCCAATGATGCTCATGGAATGGGACCAAAAGTTTCCCAAATGTTAGCAGAAAAAGGTGTAAATGTCTTAGTTTTAGAAAGTGTAGGTAAAAATGCTTTTGAAGTATTAAATGCTGCAGGAATTGAAGTATATTTAACAAAAAAAGACACATTATCAAATATTATTGAAAATTATAAAAATGGAAAATTAGAAAAGGTTGAAAATGCAACACATTAA